Proteins found in one Mucilaginibacter gracilis genomic segment:
- a CDS encoding DUF502 domain-containing protein: protein MNKIARALLNYFVKGLLIVVPLGAAFFLIFWAISSIDNALNISSVILVDKSGKPIYIPGLGILSVVVIILVAGVIVTNVITQPIKNWFNRWINRVPLFAFLYSSIKDITEAFVGDEKKFNEAVLVEVNEFGLKKVGFLMQKDLSLMGLPGDVAVYFPYSYSFAGQVIIIPASKVKHIDKGAGDMMKFVISGGVSGLEA, encoded by the coding sequence ATGAATAAAATTGCCCGGGCCCTGCTTAATTATTTTGTAAAAGGATTATTAATTGTAGTGCCTCTGGGTGCTGCATTTTTTTTAATATTCTGGGCTATTTCGAGTATTGATAACGCTTTGAATATCAGTAGTGTTATACTGGTTGATAAAAGTGGAAAACCTATTTACATACCAGGGTTGGGTATTTTGTCGGTAGTGGTTATTATTTTGGTGGCAGGGGTTATTGTTACCAATGTTATTACGCAACCCATTAAAAACTGGTTTAACCGCTGGATAAACCGCGTGCCTTTGTTTGCCTTTCTGTATTCGTCCATCAAAGATATTACCGAAGCCTTTGTAGGCGACGAGAAAAAGTTTAACGAAGCCGTATTGGTTGAAGTTAATGAATTTGGCCTGAAAAAAGTTGGCTTTTTGATGCAAAAGGATCTTAGCCTAATGGGCCTGCCGGGCGATGTAGCGGTTTACTTTCCATACTCATACTCCTTTGCCGGCCAGGTGATTATTATACCTGCCAGTAAAGTAAAACATATTGATAAAGGTGCGGGCGATATGATGAAGTTCGTTATATCGGGAGGAGTGAGTGGGTTGGAAGCATGA
- a CDS encoding AlbA family DNA-binding domain-containing protein, whose translation MNIRKLIFEGEGVSLDFKKTITSCEKIARTMVSFANNKGGRLLIGVADDGTIKGVKAEDEERYMITRAAHLFAKPALDPIFEEVYFDDKLVLVVEIKPSEDKPHSALAEDGKWWVYIRVKDKSILASKIVVDVLKRSNKSDGVLIEYSDKEQALLKYLDTNPRINIKEYCELSKISRRGAQKIVVNLALSGVIKIHTTEKEEWYTAC comes from the coding sequence ATGAATATAAGGAAATTGATTTTTGAAGGAGAAGGTGTATCTCTGGACTTTAAAAAAACCATTACCAGTTGCGAAAAAATTGCCCGCACAATGGTATCATTCGCTAATAATAAAGGTGGCCGTTTGCTGATTGGCGTTGCCGACGATGGTACTATTAAAGGCGTAAAAGCCGAAGACGAAGAAAGGTACATGATAACCCGTGCCGCACATTTATTTGCCAAACCCGCGCTCGACCCCATATTTGAAGAGGTTTATTTTGACGATAAACTGGTACTGGTTGTAGAAATTAAGCCAAGCGAAGATAAACCCCACTCTGCCCTTGCCGAAGACGGTAAATGGTGGGTTTACATCCGCGTAAAAGATAAAAGCATACTGGCCAGTAAAATAGTGGTTGACGTGCTCAAACGATCAAACAAAAGCGATGGCGTTTTAATTGAATATTCCGACAAGGAACAAGCATTGCTTAAATACCTTGATACCAATCCGCGCATTAACATTAAGGAATACTGCGAGTTATCAAAAATAAGCCGCCGCGGAGCTCAAAAAATTGTGGTTAACCTTGCACTCTCGGGCGTGATTAAAATACATACTACTGAGAAGGAAGAGTGGTATACGGCGTGTTAA
- a CDS encoding GNAT family N-acetyltransferase, with translation MDNYQHLIANGYTISTDKSLLDFEVIFNYLGYESYWSKGIAPETLRKAIDNAMCFGGYHHKKQIGFAKVVTDKATFAYLADVFILEPYRGLGLSKWLVHTIKLHPDLQGLRRWMLATADAHGLYAQFGFEPVNNPERWMQIFTPYQTNN, from the coding sequence ATGGATAACTACCAACACCTTATAGCAAATGGTTACACAATTTCAACAGATAAAAGTCTGCTTGATTTTGAAGTCATATTTAATTATCTCGGCTATGAATCCTATTGGTCTAAAGGTATTGCGCCCGAAACTTTGCGTAAAGCTATTGATAACGCCATGTGTTTTGGGGGTTACCACCATAAAAAACAAATTGGTTTTGCCAAAGTAGTTACAGATAAAGCAACTTTTGCTTATCTTGCTGATGTGTTTATTTTAGAACCATACCGGGGTTTAGGCTTATCTAAGTGGCTTGTGCACACTATAAAGTTGCACCCCGACTTGCAAGGTTTGCGCCGATGGATGCTGGCTACTGCCGATGCGCATGGCTTATACGCACAATTTGGATTTGAACCTGTAAACAACCCCGAGCGCTGGATGCAGATATTTACGCCTTACCAAACCAATAATTGA
- a CDS encoding DUF4442 domain-containing protein, whose amino-acid sequence MVVSETTLKWAMRFYPPLFFQRIWVQKFNKGFTGVEVKINKSVFNKNYNDSIFGGTIFAGADPFYALLFDQLLQRRGFKVRVWLKSAQIQYLKPGRTNLYFKINITEADVAEAEKILNTVGKFVKAFPIEMYNKEGELCVSLVNEVYVRNLHVGEEANIAY is encoded by the coding sequence ATGGTAGTATCCGAAACAACACTCAAATGGGCAATGCGTTTTTATCCGCCGCTTTTTTTTCAGCGTATATGGGTACAAAAATTTAACAAGGGTTTTACTGGTGTAGAAGTTAAAATAAATAAAAGCGTTTTTAATAAAAACTACAACGATTCTATTTTTGGCGGAACCATATTTGCCGGGGCCGATCCGTTTTACGCACTACTTTTCGACCAGCTATTGCAAAGGCGCGGTTTTAAAGTTAGGGTATGGCTTAAATCGGCACAAATACAATACCTAAAACCTGGCCGAACCAACCTGTATTTTAAGATAAACATCACCGAAGCCGATGTTGCCGAGGCCGAAAAAATTTTAAATACTGTTGGTAAATTTGTAAAAGCCTTCCCAATTGAGATGTATAATAAAGAGGGCGAACTATGCGTTTCGCTTGTAAACGAAGTATACGTTCGCAACTTGCATGTTGGCGAAGAAGCAAATATAGCCTATTAA
- a CDS encoding WD40 repeat domain-containing protein encodes MTVEKIAELTGHSNPIFTLELSQKPGVLFTGGNDKGVVEWSLKDNSFIKVMFPVPASVYAIHCPTGYPLMFAGLRNGMVMAFDFMKQALLPTLKHHVKPIFDIKSVVSKKELLVASEDGGVSVWSLDTLNLLHTIQVSTDTVRCIAVSPNEKQVAFGCRDNIIRVYDLEDYALIHTIKGHTMSVFSLAYSPDGSYLASGARDAQVKIWDSITYRPITNIPAHLFAVNHIDFHPTQPYFATASMDKSIKIWGADDFKLYKAISREKGYPAHPLSINKLAWFDNGSKLASVSDDKAVMIWNISF; translated from the coding sequence ATGACAGTCGAAAAAATAGCCGAACTTACAGGCCACTCCAACCCTATTTTCACATTAGAGCTTTCGCAGAAGCCCGGCGTACTGTTCACAGGTGGTAACGATAAAGGCGTGGTAGAATGGAGCCTGAAAGATAACTCTTTTATTAAGGTTATGTTCCCGGTTCCGGCTTCGGTTTACGCTATACACTGCCCTACTGGGTATCCACTCATGTTTGCGGGTTTACGCAACGGAATGGTTATGGCGTTCGATTTTATGAAGCAGGCTTTACTGCCAACACTCAAACATCATGTCAAACCTATATTTGATATTAAATCGGTTGTAAGTAAAAAAGAACTGCTTGTAGCTTCCGAAGATGGCGGGGTTTCGGTTTGGAGTTTAGATACATTGAACTTATTACATACTATTCAGGTTTCTACAGATACCGTTAGATGCATTGCCGTTTCGCCAAACGAAAAGCAAGTTGCCTTTGGTTGCCGGGATAACATCATCCGGGTGTATGATCTGGAAGACTATGCGCTCATCCATACCATTAAGGGCCACACGATGTCGGTATTTTCATTAGCTTATTCTCCCGACGGAAGTTACCTGGCATCGGGCGCGCGCGATGCACAGGTTAAAATTTGGGACAGTATAACTTACCGGCCCATCACCAATATTCCGGCACATTTGTTTGCAGTCAACCATATAGACTTCCATCCTACTCAACCTTATTTTGCTACCGCCAGCATGGATAAAAGCATTAAGATATGGGGAGCAGACGATTTTAAGCTCTATAAGGCCATCAGTCGCGAAAAAGGGTACCCAGCACATCCATTATCCATAAACAAGCTTGCGTGGTTTGATAACGGCTCAAAACTTGCTTCCGTGAGCGACGATAAGGCAGTTATGATATGGAATATATCTTTTTGA
- the bla gene encoding class A beta-lactamase, subclass A2 produces MQKLVGLIIFSIFTSSTVFAQSDSLLRAQIKEIAKDAKGAVGFAMLGIENRDTLSYNGQLHLPMQSVMKFPIAITVLHQVDEGMLTLDQLIPIDKSDLPETYSPLRDKFPEGNVSIAIRELLSYMVSLSDNDACDILLKTLGGTAVVDAYMHSFGIKQIAIKASEFQMAQAWDVQFTNWTMPKEMIRLLDIATKPNFLSKTSHDYLWKIMEATITGPNQIKGLLPAGTIVAHKTGRSGTNDGIAAATNDVGIITLPNGKHLAVAVFVTNSAVDLPARESVIARIAKAAYDYEIAK; encoded by the coding sequence ATGCAAAAGTTAGTCGGCTTAATTATTTTCAGCATTTTTACTTCTTCTACTGTGTTTGCACAATCAGATTCTTTGCTGCGTGCACAGATAAAAGAGATAGCTAAAGATGCCAAAGGCGCAGTAGGTTTTGCCATGCTGGGTATCGAAAATCGTGATACCCTCTCCTACAACGGCCAGCTGCATTTGCCTATGCAAAGCGTGATGAAGTTCCCGATAGCGATTACTGTTTTGCACCAGGTGGACGAGGGTATGCTGACTTTAGATCAACTTATACCTATCGATAAAAGTGACCTGCCTGAAACATATAGCCCGCTTCGCGATAAATTCCCGGAAGGAAATGTGAGCATCGCGATAAGGGAATTATTAAGCTACATGGTATCGCTTAGTGATAACGATGCGTGCGACATTCTACTCAAAACCCTTGGCGGTACAGCTGTTGTAGATGCTTATATGCATAGTTTTGGTATCAAGCAAATAGCAATAAAAGCATCCGAATTTCAAATGGCCCAAGCCTGGGACGTACAGTTCACTAACTGGACGATGCCCAAAGAGATGATCCGCTTGCTGGATATTGCTACCAAACCTAATTTCTTATCCAAAACCAGCCACGATTATTTATGGAAGATAATGGAAGCAACCATTACCGGCCCAAATCAAATTAAGGGTTTGCTACCGGCGGGAACCATTGTAGCGCATAAAACAGGCCGTTCCGGGACAAACGACGGAATAGCGGCTGCTACAAATGATGTGGGTATTATCACATTGCCAAACGGTAAACATTTGGCCGTAGCCGTATTTGTCACCAACTCGGCCGTTGATCTGCCTGCCCGCGAATCGGTTATCGCCCGCATTGCGAAAGCGGCTTATGACTATGAGATAGCAAAGTAG
- the hisIE gene encoding bifunctional phosphoribosyl-AMP cyclohydrolase/phosphoribosyl-ATP diphosphatase HisIE codes for MNIDFNKGNGLVPVVIQDDQTLEVLMLGYMNQEAYDKTVSENKVTFFSRTKNRLWTKGESSKNYLHVKSMALDCDNDTLLIKVKAEGPTCHTGERNCFKTSYNHNFIFELQNIINERYDNPSEGSYVNKLRKKGLNKIAQKVGEEGVETVIAALAETETDLINEASDLMFHLLVLLREKNLNLEVIAKNLESRHK; via the coding sequence ATGAATATAGATTTTAACAAAGGCAACGGCTTAGTGCCGGTTGTAATACAAGACGACCAAACCCTTGAAGTACTGATGCTGGGTTATATGAACCAGGAAGCTTACGATAAAACCGTGAGCGAAAATAAAGTCACTTTTTTCTCTCGCACTAAAAACCGTTTGTGGACAAAAGGCGAGAGTAGCAAAAATTACTTGCATGTAAAAAGCATGGCTTTAGATTGCGATAACGATACGCTTTTGATAAAAGTTAAAGCCGAGGGACCAACCTGCCACACAGGTGAAAGAAACTGCTTTAAAACTTCATATAACCATAACTTTATATTTGAATTACAGAACATTATAAACGAAAGGTATGACAATCCGTCAGAAGGTTCATACGTAAATAAGTTGCGCAAAAAGGGCTTGAATAAGATAGCCCAAAAGGTGGGCGAAGAAGGTGTCGAAACCGTAATTGCTGCCTTAGCCGAAACCGAAACCGACCTGATAAACGAAGCTTCTGATTTGATGTTTCACTTGCTGGTATTGCTTCGCGAGAAGAACTTAAACTTGGAAGTGATAGCTAAGAATTTAGAGTCGAGACATAAGTAG
- the hisF gene encoding imidazole glycerol phosphate synthase subunit HisF, with the protein MLSKRIIPCLDVKDGRTVKGVNFVDLRDAGDPVELAWNYSQQGADELVFLDITATHERRKTMVELVKAVARNINIPFTIGGGINAIEDADALLNAGADKVSINSAAVRTPALIDQLAKAFGVQFVVVAVDTRHNDGKNIVYLNGGRIPTEKETFDWIREAESRGAGEILLTSMDHDGTKAGFDCGFLKTINDAVHIPVIASGGAGSVQHFVDVFEQANVDAALAASVFHYGEILIPDLKAVLKNKGIEVRISPTQPSPEGRTF; encoded by the coding sequence ATGCTTTCAAAAAGAATCATTCCCTGCCTCGACGTTAAAGATGGCCGCACCGTAAAAGGTGTGAACTTTGTTGACCTGCGTGATGCCGGCGACCCGGTTGAACTGGCCTGGAACTACTCGCAGCAAGGCGCCGATGAATTGGTGTTTTTAGATATTACAGCTACGCACGAACGCCGTAAAACAATGGTGGAACTTGTAAAGGCCGTTGCGCGCAACATTAACATCCCCTTCACTATAGGTGGTGGTATAAACGCAATAGAAGACGCTGACGCGCTTTTAAACGCCGGGGCTGATAAAGTATCCATCAACTCGGCTGCGGTGCGCACCCCGGCTCTTATTGACCAATTAGCCAAAGCTTTTGGTGTGCAGTTTGTGGTGGTTGCGGTTGATACCCGCCACAACGACGGGAAAAACATAGTTTACTTAAACGGTGGGCGCATACCCACAGAAAAAGAAACTTTTGATTGGATACGCGAAGCCGAAAGCCGCGGCGCAGGTGAGATACTGTTAACCTCAATGGATCACGACGGTACCAAAGCAGGTTTTGATTGCGGCTTTTTAAAAACCATAAACGATGCCGTGCATATCCCGGTTATTGCGTCTGGCGGCGCAGGTTCGGTACAGCATTTTGTTGATGTATTTGAACAGGCTAATGTTGATGCGGCACTGGCGGCTTCGGTATTTCATTATGGCGAGATATTGATACCCGATTTAAAGGCTGTGTTGAAGAATAAGGGTATTGAAGTAAGAATAAGCCCCACCCAACCCTCCCCGGAAGGGAGGACTTTTTAA
- the hisA gene encoding 1-(5-phosphoribosyl)-5-[(5-phosphoribosylamino)methylideneamino]imidazole-4-carboxamide isomerase produces the protein MYIIPAVDILDQKVVRLREGDYQQITSYDVSLEEMIETYRSNGAELIHIIDLNGAKGDFSNQEYLFNIIKKTDMKIQYGGGVRSIEKVKELLGAGVHRVIVGTQAITNPDFLSELSREVGSKDGKTEKIVVAIDVLDEVIKYSGWMESSPIKLMDYVDKCLNLGFFRFLCTDINKDGKLGGAGIELYEKLLDHSPFIKLIASGGVSSMKDIEKLNKIKVESCVVGKAIYENRITVEEIKHWNLDALISI, from the coding sequence ATGTACATTATCCCCGCTGTTGATATTCTCGACCAAAAGGTAGTTCGCTTACGCGAAGGTGATTATCAGCAAATAACCAGCTACGATGTTTCTTTAGAAGAGATGATTGAAACATACCGCTCAAACGGTGCAGAATTGATCCACATCATCGACCTAAACGGTGCTAAAGGCGATTTTAGCAATCAGGAATATCTGTTCAACATCATCAAAAAAACAGATATGAAAATTCAGTACGGCGGCGGTGTACGCAGTATCGAAAAAGTTAAGGAGCTGCTTGGTGCAGGCGTTCACCGTGTAATTGTAGGAACACAGGCCATAACCAACCCCGATTTTTTAAGTGAACTTAGTAGAGAAGTGGGCAGCAAAGACGGTAAAACAGAAAAAATTGTAGTAGCTATAGATGTTTTAGACGAGGTAATTAAATACTCGGGCTGGATGGAAAGCTCGCCAATTAAGCTAATGGATTATGTTGATAAGTGTCTGAACCTCGGTTTCTTCCGGTTTTTATGTACAGATATTAATAAAGACGGAAAACTGGGCGGCGCAGGTATTGAGCTTTACGAAAAACTGTTAGACCATTCCCCTTTTATCAAACTGATAGCTTCGGGTGGTGTAAGTTCCATGAAAGATATTGAGAAGCTGAACAAAATCAAAGTAGAATCGTGCGTGGTAGGCAAAGCCATCTACGAAAACCGCATTACTGTTGAAGAAATTAAACACTGGAATTTAGATGCTTTGATTTCAATATAA
- the hisH gene encoding imidazole glycerol phosphate synthase subunit HisH, which produces MTGIIYYGAGNIFSLTSALDRLGISYGMIHTEADFEQYDRYIIPGVGHAGAAMNKLEQTGLVPVIKKLTKPTLGICVGMQLLTSYSEEGDSSLLDIIPVKTLRFKDSAQFKVPHTGWNQVYPELDNPLFKNIPQGSHFYFVHSYYIEHNPLYTLASTNYTLPFSASIRKDNFFGVQFHPEKSGPFGEHLLTNFANI; this is translated from the coding sequence ATGACAGGTATTATTTACTACGGAGCCGGCAACATATTTTCATTAACCTCAGCTTTAGACAGGTTGGGCATTAGTTACGGCATGATACATACCGAAGCCGATTTTGAGCAGTACGACCGGTATATTATACCTGGCGTGGGCCATGCAGGTGCTGCCATGAATAAGCTTGAGCAAACCGGTTTAGTGCCTGTAATAAAGAAACTTACAAAGCCAACTTTAGGTATTTGTGTAGGTATGCAATTGCTAACATCCTATTCCGAAGAGGGGGATTCCAGTTTATTGGATATTATACCCGTAAAAACATTGAGGTTTAAAGATAGCGCCCAATTTAAAGTGCCCCATACAGGTTGGAATCAGGTTTATCCCGAGTTGGATAACCCGCTTTTTAAAAATATCCCGCAAGGTTCGCACTTTTATTTTGTGCATTCGTATTATATTGAGCATAATCCCTTATATACTTTAGCATCAACTAATTATACATTGCCGTTTTCGGCTTCTATTCGGAAAGATAACTTTTTTGGTGTACAATTTCACCCCGAAAAATCAGGTCCGTTTGGCGAGCATCTTTTAACTAACTTTGCAAATATTTAA
- the hisB gene encoding bifunctional histidinol-phosphatase/imidazoleglycerol-phosphate dehydratase HisB translates to MNKLKRILFIDRDGTLITEPADEQIDSFAKLEFYPHMLQYLPKIAAELDFELVMVTNQDGLGTAVYPEDTFWPVQNFVIKTLANEGITFSDYVIDRTFARDNAPTRKPGTALLTKYFDEEVYDLKNSFTIGDRLNDVLLAKNLGAKAIWLNNNSNLGGAEFTTEQQAAIKETVAVETTEWEKIYEFLKLGERTTEHVRKTKETDIAIKINLDGKGDAKVSTGLHFFDHMLDQIARHGSIDLDITAKGDLHIDEHHTIEDTGIALGEAFLTVLGDKRGIERYGFCLPMDDCLAQVAIDFGGRNWIVWDAEFKREKIGEMPTEMFYHFFKSFSDASKCNLNIKAEGQNEHHKIEAIFKAFAKAIKMAVRRDVNNMVLPSTKGVL, encoded by the coding sequence ATGAATAAGCTGAAAAGAATACTTTTTATTGACCGCGACGGTACGCTGATAACCGAACCTGCCGACGAACAGATAGACTCGTTTGCTAAATTGGAGTTTTATCCGCACATGTTACAATACCTGCCCAAAATTGCTGCCGAACTTGATTTTGAATTGGTAATGGTAACCAATCAGGACGGTTTAGGTACGGCTGTATATCCCGAAGATACCTTTTGGCCGGTACAAAATTTTGTGATTAAAACCTTGGCTAACGAGGGCATAACCTTTAGCGATTACGTTATAGACCGCACCTTTGCCCGTGATAATGCGCCAACACGCAAACCCGGCACCGCGTTGCTCACAAAATATTTTGACGAAGAAGTTTACGATCTTAAAAATTCATTCACCATTGGCGATCGGTTGAACGATGTGCTTTTAGCCAAAAATTTAGGTGCAAAAGCCATCTGGTTAAATAACAACAGCAATTTAGGCGGAGCCGAGTTTACCACAGAACAACAGGCTGCCATTAAAGAAACCGTAGCCGTTGAAACTACCGAGTGGGAAAAAATATACGAGTTTTTAAAATTGGGCGAACGCACAACAGAACATGTGCGCAAAACCAAGGAAACCGATATTGCTATCAAAATAAATTTGGATGGTAAAGGCGATGCCAAAGTATCAACGGGGCTGCATTTTTTCGATCACATGTTAGATCAGATAGCCCGCCACGGCAGTATTGATTTGGATATTACCGCCAAAGGAGACTTACATATTGACGAACATCACACGATTGAAGATACAGGCATAGCACTGGGTGAAGCATTCCTTACTGTATTAGGCGATAAGCGCGGAATAGAACGGTACGGATTTTGTTTGCCTATGGATGATTGCCTGGCACAGGTAGCCATTGATTTTGGTGGCCGCAACTGGATAGTGTGGGATGCAGAATTTAAACGCGAAAAAATTGGCGAAATGCCTACCGAAATGTTTTACCATTTCTTTAAGTCGTTCTCCGATGCTTCAAAATGCAACCTTAACATCAAAGCCGAAGGCCAAAACGAACATCATAAAATTGAGGCCATATTTAAAGCCTTCGCCAAAGCCATTAAAATGGCCGTGCGCAGGGATGTGAATAATATGGTTTTGCCAAGTACCAAGGGAGTACTTTAA
- the hisC gene encoding histidinol-phosphate transaminase — translation MTQDISNNESSSSSNLANQNSPFRGLGGLLRENIRNLTPYSSARDEFQGEASVYLDANENAFGSPLTEQYHRYPDPMQYAVKKRLMEIKGVPTRNIFLGNGSDEAIDILFRSFCNPGVDNVIIVPPTYGMYQVSANINDVEARKVNLTPDYQLNMEGIAQAIDEHTKMIFICSPNNPTGNSINRTDVETLLANFNGLVIVDEAYINFSRQKTFIQELTEYANLVVLQTLSKAWGLAGLRLGMAFASEEVIEVMNRVKPPYNVNEATQQLVLEALQNVDQVNSWIKQTLAERDKLVLWLKQFDFVLDIYPSDANFILVKTTDAKAIYNHLVGQGIIVRDRSKVELCEGCLRITVGTPEENITLINTLKTINLG, via the coding sequence ATGACACAAGATATTTCGAATAACGAATCATCAAGCAGTAGCAACCTTGCTAATCAAAACTCCCCCTTTAGGGGGCTAGGGGGGCTTCTACGAGAGAACATCCGCAACCTCACACCCTACTCCTCCGCACGCGATGAGTTTCAGGGCGAGGCCAGTGTTTACCTTGACGCCAACGAAAATGCTTTTGGCTCGCCGCTAACCGAGCAATATCATCGTTACCCGGACCCTATGCAGTACGCCGTTAAAAAGCGCTTGATGGAAATAAAAGGCGTACCAACTCGCAATATATTTTTAGGTAACGGCAGCGACGAGGCTATCGATATACTTTTCCGCAGCTTTTGTAACCCTGGGGTTGATAATGTTATCATCGTACCGCCTACTTATGGCATGTATCAGGTATCGGCCAATATTAATGATGTAGAGGCCCGCAAGGTAAACCTTACACCCGATTATCAGCTTAACATGGAAGGTATTGCCCAGGCTATTGATGAGCATACCAAAATGATATTCATCTGCTCGCCAAATAACCCTACCGGTAACTCCATCAACCGCACCGATGTGGAAACGCTGCTGGCTAACTTTAACGGTTTGGTTATTGTTGATGAGGCTTATATTAACTTTAGTCGCCAAAAAACCTTTATACAGGAGTTAACAGAATATGCTAACCTGGTGGTATTACAAACGCTATCGAAAGCGTGGGGACTTGCAGGTTTACGCCTTGGGATGGCCTTTGCAAGCGAAGAAGTTATTGAGGTGATGAACCGCGTTAAACCGCCTTACAACGTTAACGAGGCTACACAACAACTGGTTTTAGAGGCTTTACAGAATGTTGACCAGGTAAATAGCTGGATAAAGCAAACGCTGGCCGAGCGCGATAAATTGGTTTTATGGTTAAAGCAATTTGATTTTGTGCTGGATATTTACCCGTCTGATGCCAACTTCATCCTGGTTAAAACCACCGATGCTAAAGCGATATACAATCATTTGGTTGGCCAGGGCATCATTGTGCGCGACCGATCAAAAGTTGAGCTTTGCGAAGGTTGTTTGCGCATTACTGTTGGTACGCCCGAAGAAAATATAACCCTGATTAATACGCTTAAAACAATAAATTTAGGATAA
- the hisD gene encoding histidinol dehydrogenase translates to MNSINKKIEDNSSPFRGLGGYTYGELSAAQLRSLVQRNVDPANEIRAVVEDVISNVREHGDNALLGYAQKFDHVELQKLYLDKAELEELATALLPEQKQALQTAYQNIKKFHQTQLKTEDKVETMPGVTCWRELRPIERVGLYIPGGSAVLPSTLLMLGIPAQIAGCHQIVVCSPPQKNGKVNAFIAYVCQLLGIDKIYLAGGSQAIAAMAYGTETIPAVDKIFGPGNQFVTKAKTIIQSTTTCAIDMPAGPSEVLVIADETSNPEFVAADLLAQAEHGADSQSILVATSQNIIDAVNKALEKQLPVLPRAEIAGKAIANSYSVLVNDLQQAMQFSNLYAPEHLILATENWQSIVNSIINAGSVFLGNLTPESVGDYASGTNHTLPTSAYARAYSGVSVDSFVKKITFQHITPDGIQNIGPTVEILAELEGLHAHKNAVTIRRAP, encoded by the coding sequence ATGAATAGCATAAACAAAAAAATTGAGGACAATAGTTCCCCCTTCAGGGGGCTAGGGGGCTATACGTATGGTGAGCTTTCCGCTGCCCAACTTCGCTCGCTCGTTCAGCGCAACGTTGATCCGGCTAACGAGATACGCGCTGTTGTTGAAGATGTAATAAGCAATGTGCGTGAGCATGGCGATAATGCTTTACTTGGCTACGCACAAAAATTTGATCATGTTGAATTGCAAAAGCTGTATTTAGATAAAGCCGAACTTGAAGAACTGGCTACCGCCCTCTTGCCGGAGCAAAAACAGGCTTTGCAAACTGCTTATCAAAACATCAAAAAATTTCACCAAACGCAACTCAAAACCGAAGACAAGGTTGAAACTATGCCCGGCGTTACCTGCTGGCGCGAGTTAAGGCCTATTGAACGTGTTGGTTTATATATACCCGGTGGTAGCGCCGTTTTACCAAGCACATTGCTCATGTTGGGCATTCCGGCGCAAATTGCAGGTTGCCACCAAATAGTGGTTTGCTCGCCGCCACAAAAAAACGGTAAGGTAAATGCATTTATAGCTTACGTTTGCCAATTGCTTGGGATAGATAAAATTTACCTTGCGGGAGGTTCGCAAGCCATTGCCGCTATGGCTTATGGTACCGAAACTATACCGGCGGTTGATAAAATATTTGGTCCCGGAAACCAGTTTGTAACCAAAGCCAAAACCATCATCCAATCAACCACTACCTGCGCCATTGATATGCCCGCGGGCCCATCGGAAGTATTGGTAATTGCCGATGAAACCAGCAACCCTGAGTTTGTGGCTGCCGATTTATTGGCCCAGGCCGAGCACGGTGCCGATAGTCAGTCTATATTAGTAGCTACGTCACAAAATATAATTGATGCCGTTAACAAAGCTTTGGAAAAACAATTACCCGTTTTACCAAGAGCCGAAATAGCCGGAAAAGCAATAGCAAACTCCTATTCGGTTTTGGTTAATGATTTGCAACAGGCTATGCAGTTTAGCAACCTTTACGCACCGGAGCACTTAATACTGGCTACCGAAAATTGGCAGTCGATAGTAAACAGCATCATTAACGCCGGGTCGGTATTTTTAGGAAACCTAACCCCCGAAAGCGTTGGCGATTACGCATCCGGCACTAACCATACCCTGCCAACCAGTGCTTACGCGCGGGCATATTCGGGCGTATCGGTTGATTCGTTTGTGAAGAAGATAACCTTCCAGCATATCACGCCCGATGGCATCCAGAACATCGGGCCAACCGTAGAGATTTTAGCCGAATTGGAGGGCTTGCATGCGCATAAAAATGCGGTGACAATACGAAGAGCCCCCTAA